TCTGGGCCCCATTGCTCATTACCACGTTACCTCCATCATGTTTGTCGAACCGCTTAATATGTTTCAGATTGATCAGATGCGACCTGTGCACCCTCAGGAAGCCTGACCCGGAAAGCAGCGTATCATATTCTTTCAGGTTTTTCGATACCAGGATATTTTGATTGTCTGAGGTTTCAAAGGCTGTATAACTTCCTTCCGACATGCAATGTACAATGTCACTGGTGTTCAGGAGAAATATGCTTTCCTGGTTTTTCAGGATGATTTTTTTATTTTGATTCCCAATATTTTCGAGGTTATCTCTCAACGCTTCGAGTTGCATGTTGAAAGCCTGCCGGGATATTACCTCGGCTCTTTTCACTGCATTGACGAGCTTTTCCGGGTTTACGGGCTTAAGCAGGTAATCTATGGCACTGAAACTGAAAGCACGGATCGCATACTCCTCGTATGCGGTAACAAAAATCACCCTGAATGGAATATTATCATAATGCTCCAGCAAGTCGAAACCGGTCCCATCAGCCATTCTGATGCCGAGCAGGAGCAATTCCGGTGCTTTTTCGCGTATGGCTTTAATACCCGATGCTACGCTGTCGGCCTCACCGACAACATTTACCTGTGGACAGGTCCTCAGCAGCAAATTCCTCAGGGTTTCCCTGACAGGCTGCTCGTCGTCGATGATGAGGGTCCGTAGTACTTTAACGGAAATATTTTTTCTAAAGTTAAGCATAATGG
This sequence is a window from Lentimicrobium saccharophilum. Protein-coding genes within it:
- a CDS encoding LytR/AlgR family response regulator transcription factor — translated: MLNFRKNISVKVLRTLIIDDEQPVRETLRNLLLRTCPQVNVVGEADSVASGIKAIREKAPELLLLGIRMADGTGFDLLEHYDNIPFRVIFVTAYEEYAIRAFSFSAIDYLLKPVNPEKLVNAVKRAEVISRQAFNMQLEALRDNLENIGNQNKKIILKNQESIFLLNTSDIVHCMSEGSYTAFETSDNQNILVSKNLKEYDTLLSGSGFLRVHRSHLINLKHIKRFDKHDGGNVVMSNGAQIPVSASGRERLLDLFEEISG